CAACAACTTCAGGATCGACAATATACAAAATTAAGGCCTTATCCAGTTTTTGATCGAGAAACGTTTGCAGGATTTCTGTGGAATCACCGGCTGTTCCGCCACCGGTGTTGTCTGCATGGTCGGCAAGAATAATGGGATATTTTCCCATATCCTGTCCTTGCTTGATGGCATCTTTCACAGAAAAGGGAAGTTGGTACCATCTTCGACGTCGTTCCCAGATCCAGGAACCGAATTCCTCAGCCGTTTTATCTGCCAAACTTTGGTCATTGTCAGCGACGACGATAATGGAGGGACCAACATCAGGCACATCTGCCCAGGGAAACCCAGTGGAGACTGTCACACTCAGAATCCCGGGGCGAGATTCGATTTCGTGCGCGTAGTCCATGACTTCCTTCATAGGTTGATGCACAGTGACCTGACAGGCAGTGCTCCAAAAGAAGGGAAGTTGGTATAAAGACATGACTGGTTTTACATCGTCTTGAATAATACGGACGATGAGATCGGCTGCTTCCTGGCCACGTTCATTCATGTCAATATGAGGATACGTGTCGTACCCTAAAATCGCAGTTGCTTCCTGGACGCGTAGTGGAGTGTGATTGCCATGTAAATCGGGCGTGACTAGAATGGGACGATCTGGACCGATGTACTCTCGAACTTTTGAAATGAAGTGCCCGTCTCCATCTTCAATACCTTCAATCACCATCGCCCCGTGAAGATCTAACAGAACACCATCAAGGGGACCTGCCTGTTCTGCTTCTTTGAGACGTTGCAGAAATTCTTCCAATAAAGCATCGTATGTCTTTCGTTCGATCAATCCACTGGGAAAGGCAAATGTCCACAGGAGCGGAACTAACTCAAAGCCATGTTTTTTTGCCCCATCAATGAAACCACCGATACAAACATTCGAGCCAGGGAACGTCTCCATAAT
The Gimesia aquarii DNA segment above includes these coding regions:
- a CDS encoding M81 family metallopeptidase, with protein sequence MRIAAGGVLHETSTYSSLPTTLDDFINDRGLYRGQEIMETFPGSNVCIGGFIDGAKKHGFELVPLLWTFAFPSGLIERKTYDALLEEFLQRLKEAEQAGPLDGVLLDLHGAMVIEGIEDGDGHFISKVREYIGPDRPILVTPDLHGNHTPLRVQEATAILGYDTYPHIDMNERGQEAADLIVRIIQDDVKPVMSLYQLPFFWSTACQVTVHQPMKEVMDYAHEIESRPGILSVTVSTGFPWADVPDVGPSIIVVADNDQSLADKTAEEFGSWIWERRRRWYQLPFSVKDAIKQGQDMGKYPIILADHADNTGGGTAGDSTEILQTFLDQKLDKALILYIVDPEVVALAQKAGVGGVIETEVGGKSHPTQGPPVKMKAEVKALSEGKFKYDGPMYAGLAGNMGPSAWIQQDGVSVVVVTAREQPFGPAFSKTLGIDCESMNYISVKSSAHFRASFEPFAGSIFNVEAKAIHTHDFAKLNHQHRKQDFYPVEIPYDSAPDI